In Sphingobacterium zeae, one genomic interval encodes:
- the nagB gene encoding glucosamine-6-phosphate deaminase, giving the protein MARLNLLEETRFEKVPVSVYPDQNSASKNVANRIAEIIRAKQEKGEKAVLGLATGATPVKVYQELIRLHKEEGLSFKNVITFNLDEYYPMQPDADQSYVTFMNKNLFEHVDIDPANVNIPDGTLAPDQVNAFCAAYEQKITAAGGLDIQLLGIGRTGHIGFNEPGSAPNSGTRVVTLDDLTRRDASRAFGGKENVPTKAITMGVGTIFKAREIILMAWTETKAEIIKKAVEGEISAEIPATYLQLSDHVEFILDEAAASLLTRFDLPWLAEDVTWTPSLIKKAVVWLALEIKKPILKLTDEDYNAHGMAKLVTETGPAYNINIRIFNELQHTITGWPGGKPNVDDSQRPERANPAKKNVIVFSPHPDDDVISMGGTFIRLADQGHNVHVAYQTCGNTAVWDDDVVRYLEFAEDLAKQIGADSEAAQIGRIYDEERAIFATKKPNQIDTELVRKIKALIRKGEAIAGARLVGLPDENIHFQDLPFYDRQKFSKNVSFEDDIQQTMELLRHVKPHQVFAAGDFADPHGTHKVCFDILFEALNRLSKTDEWTKDCWLWLYRGAWHEYPIHEIQMAVPLSPQEVYRKRLAIFKHQSQKDLPVFPGDDPREFWVRAEDRTSETAALYDQLGLANYEAIEAFVRWKFD; this is encoded by the coding sequence ATGGCTAGATTAAATTTATTGGAAGAGACACGCTTCGAAAAAGTCCCTGTGAGCGTCTATCCAGATCAAAATTCAGCTTCGAAAAACGTTGCAAATCGTATAGCTGAAATTATTCGTGCAAAGCAAGAGAAAGGTGAGAAGGCTGTTCTAGGCCTTGCTACTGGTGCCACACCGGTAAAAGTCTACCAAGAACTGATTCGCTTGCATAAAGAAGAAGGTTTAAGCTTTAAGAACGTGATTACCTTCAATCTTGACGAATACTATCCTATGCAACCTGATGCCGATCAGAGCTATGTTACCTTTATGAACAAAAACTTGTTCGAACACGTAGATATCGATCCGGCAAATGTAAATATTCCAGATGGTACCTTAGCTCCTGACCAAGTGAATGCTTTCTGTGCGGCTTACGAGCAGAAAATTACAGCGGCAGGAGGTTTAGATATTCAATTATTAGGTATCGGCCGTACAGGCCACATCGGTTTCAATGAACCAGGCTCTGCGCCTAATTCAGGCACACGTGTGGTCACCTTGGATGATTTGACTCGTCGTGATGCTTCCCGTGCTTTTGGTGGAAAAGAAAATGTACCGACAAAAGCAATTACCATGGGAGTGGGAACAATCTTCAAGGCAAGAGAAATCATTTTAATGGCTTGGACCGAAACAAAAGCTGAGATCATTAAAAAAGCCGTTGAAGGTGAAATCTCCGCAGAGATTCCTGCAACTTATCTTCAATTGTCCGACCATGTTGAATTTATATTGGATGAAGCCGCTGCTTCGTTGCTGACACGTTTTGATCTTCCTTGGTTGGCAGAAGACGTTACTTGGACGCCTTCGCTCATTAAGAAAGCTGTTGTTTGGTTAGCGTTAGAAATCAAGAAACCAATCTTGAAACTTACCGACGAGGATTATAATGCACATGGTATGGCGAAGTTGGTTACAGAAACTGGCCCTGCATACAATATCAATATCCGTATATTTAATGAACTTCAGCATACGATCACTGGATGGCCTGGAGGTAAACCCAATGTCGACGACTCACAACGTCCTGAGCGAGCCAATCCAGCCAAGAAAAATGTGATTGTATTTTCTCCGCATCCTGATGATGATGTGATCTCTATGGGAGGAACATTTATTCGTCTGGCAGACCAAGGACACAATGTACATGTTGCTTATCAGACGTGTGGTAACACAGCGGTTTGGGACGATGATGTGGTACGTTATCTGGAGTTTGCCGAAGATCTCGCTAAACAGATCGGAGCCGATTCAGAGGCTGCCCAGATTGGTCGGATTTACGATGAGGAACGAGCAATTTTTGCAACAAAAAAACCGAATCAGATTGACACCGAACTGGTTCGTAAAATCAAAGCATTGATCCGTAAAGGGGAGGCAATCGCGGGAGCTCGTTTAGTAGGTTTGCCGGATGAAAATATCCACTTCCAGGATCTACCTTTCTATGATAGACAGAAGTTTTCGAAAAATGTATCTTTCGAAGATGATATCCAGCAGACAATGGAGTTATTGCGTCATGTAAAACCACATCAGGTATTCGCTGCAGGTGATTTTGCTGATCCGCATGGTACACATAAAGTATGTTTTGACATTTTGTTTGAAGCATTAAATAGATTGAGCAAAACAGATGAGTGGACCAAAGATTGCTGGTTGTGGTTATACCGAGGAGCATGGCATGAATATCCAATTCATGAAATCCAAATGGCTGTTCCTTTATCTCCACAAGAAGTTTATCGCAAGCGTTTGGCTATCTTTAAGCATCAGTCTCAGAAAGACTTACCTGTATTCCCAGGTGATGATCCACGTGAATTCTGGGTACGTGCAGAAGATCGTACGAGCGAAACAGCAGCTTTATATGATCAATTAGGTTTAGCGAACTATGAGGCTATTGAAGCCTTCGTAAGATGGAAATTTGATTAA
- a CDS encoding methionine aminotransferase — MNFNLTSKLPHVGTTIFTKMTTLANAHQALNLSQGFPDFETDPRLVKLVTKAMEKGNNQYAPMIGAQALRDAIVKKYDQIYNVEVDATEQLTITSGGTQAIFTAIATVVKPEDEVIIFEPAYDCYAPTVELFGGKVVPVRLLAPDFRIDWDYVATLMNSKTRLIIINNPNNPTGKVLGKEELIKLGALLEGTSILLLSDEVYEHIVFDWASSQSVLEIPTLRERSFVVASFGKLLHTTGWKIGYCVAPPQLTHEFRKVHQFNVFSVNAPMQFAIAEYLEDISYIRELSSFFEGKRNLLRDGLKGSRFTILPCEGTYFLNINYSGISNEEEFEFACSLTTQHKIATIPLSAFYKEVTNQQVLRVCFAKKDETLANAIAILNQI; from the coding sequence ATGAACTTCAACCTAACCTCTAAACTTCCACATGTCGGTACGACGATTTTTACCAAAATGACAACGCTGGCCAATGCGCATCAGGCATTAAATCTTTCCCAGGGTTTTCCCGATTTTGAGACCGACCCGAGGTTGGTAAAATTGGTTACTAAGGCGATGGAAAAAGGAAACAACCAATATGCACCAATGATTGGAGCACAGGCCCTACGGGATGCGATAGTCAAAAAATACGATCAGATTTATAACGTTGAAGTCGATGCAACGGAACAATTAACCATTACCTCAGGGGGGACGCAAGCCATTTTTACGGCTATTGCTACCGTAGTTAAACCGGAGGATGAGGTTATTATATTTGAACCTGCATACGATTGCTATGCACCAACAGTCGAATTGTTCGGCGGTAAGGTTGTGCCCGTCCGATTATTGGCGCCCGATTTTCGGATTGACTGGGATTATGTCGCAACTTTAATGAATAGCAAAACGCGGCTGATTATTATCAATAATCCGAATAATCCAACGGGGAAAGTATTGGGTAAAGAAGAACTGATTAAGTTGGGCGCTCTATTGGAGGGGACTAGCATCCTATTGCTGAGCGATGAGGTATACGAGCATATTGTGTTTGACTGGGCATCTTCGCAGTCGGTACTGGAAATACCCACTTTGCGTGAACGCAGTTTTGTTGTCGCCTCATTCGGGAAGTTGTTGCATACTACCGGCTGGAAAATTGGCTATTGCGTTGCGCCACCGCAGCTGACGCATGAATTTAGAAAGGTTCACCAATTTAATGTTTTTAGTGTAAATGCACCCATGCAGTTTGCTATTGCTGAATATCTGGAAGATATTAGCTATATCCGGGAATTATCCAGTTTTTTTGAGGGTAAAAGAAATCTGCTGAGAGATGGGCTAAAGGGGTCGCGCTTTACGATTCTTCCGTGTGAAGGGACTTATTTCTTGAATATAAATTATAGTGGCATTAGCAATGAAGAGGAATTTGAATTTGCTTGCTCGTTAACGACACAACATAAGATAGCGACAATTCCACTGTCTGCATTCTATAAGGAAGTGACAAATCAGCAGGTTTTGCGCGTTTGTTTTGCGAAGAAAGATGAAACATTAGCAAATGCGATAGCGATTTTGAATCAAATTTAA
- a CDS encoding peroxiredoxin family protein, whose amino-acid sequence MIKYITLLFLMLPFFGLAQKKELTKEEYIARVKAAPDSISTLVDLRRVGGYDPVYTELQTLYNSLSNTVKNSSEGKEFQEYLNTLETVQIGKIAPAFTQNDTSGNPVKLSDFKGRYVLLDFWASWCPDCRVESPDLVKTYQQFKGENFEILGISFDKDRNSWIKAIHADKLHWRHVSDLKRWQNDVGTLYGVKSIPQNVLIDPNGKIVAKNLHGDALRAKLKEVLKK is encoded by the coding sequence ATGATAAAATACATCACACTACTTTTTTTGATGCTGCCATTCTTCGGATTAGCGCAAAAAAAGGAACTTACCAAGGAAGAGTATATTGCGCGTGTTAAGGCTGCTCCCGATTCTATTTCGACGTTGGTTGACTTGCGTAGAGTCGGAGGTTATGATCCTGTTTACACAGAGCTGCAGACACTCTATAATTCCTTGAGCAATACTGTAAAAAACTCAAGTGAAGGGAAAGAGTTTCAAGAGTATTTAAATACGTTAGAAACGGTGCAAATTGGAAAAATAGCACCAGCATTTACCCAAAATGACACCAGCGGAAACCCCGTCAAACTTTCGGATTTTAAAGGGAGATATGTGCTTCTTGATTTTTGGGCATCCTGGTGTCCCGACTGTCGCGTAGAAAGTCCAGATCTTGTAAAAACATACCAACAATTCAAAGGTGAAAACTTTGAAATATTGGGAATATCCTTTGATAAGGACCGCAACTCCTGGATTAAGGCCATTCATGCCGATAAACTACACTGGAGACATGTTTCGGATCTAAAACGTTGGCAGAATGATGTCGGAACATTATACGGCGTAAAATCTATTCCCCAAAATGTCCTGATTGATCCCAATGGAAAAATTGTCGCGAAAAATTTACACGGTGATGCCTTACGTGCAAAATTGAAAGAAGTATTAAAAAAGTAG
- the radA gene encoding DNA repair protein RadA, giving the protein MAKSKSAYFCQNCGYESPKWMGQCPSCKQWNSFVEEVVEKGSSKVPEWRSSTTGGNTKRANKAAIIHEIVYQDESRISTPDQEFNRVLGGGIVPGSLVLIGGEPGIGKSTLMLQLALSIPQVKTLYISGEESEQQIKMRAERLSQSSKANCYILTETSTQNIFKQIETVQPNVIVIDSIQTLHSAQIESAPGSVSQVRECTAELLRFAKETSTPVFIVGHITKDGSIAGPKVLEHMVDTVLQFEGDRHHVYRILRAVKNRFGSASELGIYEMQGSGLREVSNPSEIMISQRDEPVSGVSIASMLEGMRPMMIEVQALVSNSAFGTAQRSSTGYDTKRLNMLLAVLEKRFGFRLSAQDVFLNIAGGLRVEDPAIDLAVVVAIISSQQDIPIRSNLTFAGEVGLSGEIRAVNRIEQRIQEAEKLGFDGIFISKFNTKGLDAKKYNIAIRPVAKLEDIFSALFG; this is encoded by the coding sequence ATGGCAAAATCAAAATCAGCATACTTCTGTCAAAATTGTGGCTATGAATCTCCCAAATGGATGGGACAATGTCCTTCCTGTAAGCAATGGAATAGCTTTGTTGAAGAAGTGGTCGAAAAAGGGAGTTCAAAAGTCCCCGAATGGCGTAGTTCTACAACTGGAGGCAATACGAAAAGGGCGAATAAAGCGGCTATTATTCACGAAATTGTTTACCAAGATGAGTCTCGTATATCCACGCCTGATCAGGAGTTTAATCGGGTTCTTGGTGGCGGCATTGTTCCGGGGTCACTTGTGCTTATCGGTGGAGAACCTGGCATTGGAAAGTCAACGTTAATGTTACAGTTAGCTTTATCCATTCCACAAGTCAAAACACTTTATATTTCGGGGGAGGAAAGTGAGCAGCAGATCAAGATGCGCGCAGAGCGATTATCACAATCATCCAAAGCGAATTGCTATATCCTGACGGAAACATCCACGCAAAATATTTTCAAGCAGATCGAGACGGTACAGCCCAATGTCATTGTTATTGACTCGATACAGACATTACATTCCGCACAGATTGAATCCGCTCCGGGTTCGGTTTCTCAGGTCCGCGAATGTACCGCCGAATTGTTGCGGTTTGCCAAGGAGACGAGCACTCCCGTCTTTATTGTGGGACACATCACCAAGGATGGATCGATTGCTGGTCCCAAGGTTTTAGAGCATATGGTGGACACCGTCCTTCAATTTGAAGGCGATCGTCACCATGTCTACCGAATTTTGCGTGCCGTAAAAAATCGCTTTGGATCGGCTTCAGAACTGGGGATTTATGAAATGCAGGGTTCAGGACTGAGAGAAGTTTCTAACCCTTCGGAGATTATGATTTCGCAACGCGACGAACCGGTTAGTGGAGTTTCCATTGCATCCATGCTCGAAGGGATGCGGCCTATGATGATCGAGGTGCAGGCACTGGTAAGTAACTCAGCATTTGGTACAGCACAACGCTCTTCCACTGGGTACGACACGAAACGGTTAAATATGCTTCTGGCCGTTTTGGAGAAACGCTTTGGTTTTAGGTTAAGCGCACAGGATGTATTTTTGAATATTGCCGGTGGGTTGCGCGTGGAAGATCCTGCAATCGATCTGGCCGTAGTAGTAGCGATTATTTCTTCACAACAAGATATACCGATTCGCTCCAATCTGACTTTTGCAGGTGAGGTTGGCTTATCGGGCGAGATCAGGGCTGTAAATCGAATTGAACAAAGAATACAAGAGGCAGAAAAGTTGGGTTTTGATGGTATATTTATTTCTAAATTCAATACCAAAGGATTGGACGCTAAAAAATATAATATTGCGATTCGGCCTGTCGCCAAGTTAGAGGATATATTCAGTGCCTTGTTTGGTTAG
- a CDS encoding dipeptidase, with the protein MIKSLMLLGLAMTAGNTIGYCQAYKQLHRDLVVVDGHNDVIYASIFQGKDIGQRLKTGATDLPRLREGGVDVQVFAVWSDDAKWKTGAFKHANDQIDALEKMIAANTDKISLAKSSRDIESILKTGKIAALIGVEGGNMIEESLDNLEQLYARGAKYLTLTWNYNLSWASCAAMESDDMDPKDKGLTEKGRKVIRKMNELGMMVDLSHGGEQTFYDVLAVSTKPILVSHSNAFELCPHFRNLKDAQLEALKSNGGVVGVNFYSGFLDPAYDARLKKLYLSKFGDNGTSKLSTWSMYEKLPKELQRQADAPLSKLLDHIDYLVKKVGIDHVAVGSDFDGIESSPQGLEDVSKLPLLTKALLERGYSHADIAKIMGQNFLRILKENEE; encoded by the coding sequence ATGATAAAGAGCCTCATGCTACTAGGGCTAGCAATGACAGCAGGGAATACTATTGGATATTGCCAAGCCTATAAACAGCTTCATCGCGATCTGGTGGTCGTAGATGGACACAATGATGTGATCTATGCATCCATTTTTCAGGGGAAAGATATTGGTCAACGGTTAAAGACAGGTGCTACTGATTTGCCGCGGTTGCGGGAAGGTGGTGTCGATGTGCAGGTATTTGCGGTATGGTCCGATGATGCGAAATGGAAAACCGGCGCATTTAAGCACGCAAATGACCAAATAGATGCCCTGGAAAAAATGATTGCGGCAAATACCGATAAAATAAGTCTGGCAAAGTCTTCACGAGATATCGAATCGATATTAAAGACAGGGAAAATTGCCGCTTTAATCGGTGTGGAAGGTGGAAATATGATTGAAGAAAGTCTGGATAATCTTGAGCAACTGTACGCCCGTGGTGCCAAATATTTAACCTTGACCTGGAACTATAATTTGTCTTGGGCAAGTTGTGCCGCGATGGAATCGGACGATATGGATCCCAAGGATAAAGGGTTGACGGAGAAAGGTCGAAAAGTTATCCGCAAGATGAACGAACTGGGCATGATGGTTGATTTGTCCCATGGTGGCGAACAGACCTTTTATGACGTGCTTGCGGTATCGACGAAACCAATCTTGGTTTCCCATAGTAATGCCTTTGAATTATGTCCACATTTCCGAAACCTGAAAGATGCACAATTGGAGGCGCTGAAAAGCAATGGGGGTGTGGTTGGTGTAAATTTTTATTCGGGTTTTTTGGATCCTGCCTATGATGCGAGGCTTAAGAAGTTATATCTAAGTAAATTTGGTGATAATGGGACATCAAAACTGAGTACCTGGTCTATGTATGAAAAGTTGCCAAAGGAACTTCAGCGACAGGCTGATGCTCCATTGTCGAAATTATTGGATCATATCGATTATCTGGTCAAAAAAGTTGGTATTGATCACGTTGCGGTAGGCTCAGACTTCGATGGCATAGAATCCTCACCGCAAGGTCTGGAAGATGTTTCTAAGTTGCCGCTATTGACTAAAGCATTGCTGGAGCGAGGGTATTCACATGCGGATATAGCGAAGATCATGGGACAAAATTTCTTACGGATCTTAAAAGAAAATGAAGAATAA
- a CDS encoding serine hydrolase domain-containing protein produces MKKGFFGVLFAGLFCISPLFAQYKSTIKNETILFNNRDQLLPLRHLDQLRIAVVVPNAVKYSVFTEQLARYADTRVFDFSKFDEDIKYYNTIIVAGKEDDLDADCLAQLKQAVLNNKKVILCHFFENEKSKKGLTERMSSDLIELLAPFSETGQRHVAMSVFGGVPITAGDVKTTQTRLQYGSASSAHLNLGKLTKKIDAIAQEAIDKQATPGAVVMIVKDGQVLLEKSYGFHTYSKDIPTKTNDIFDLASVSKIAGTTPVIMRLTERNVINLDSTMGHYLWQAKYTNKKDIKLRSVMLHEAGFTPFIPFYKYLKAGDVVSVPDANHQVEMADNSYILNDYYRDFMWPEMLKSPVKPTGNYVYSDISMYVMKEVAEHQTAEPLQDYVQENFYRPLGMKRAGYLPRIRFAKDEIVPTEQDTSFRKTLLEGYVHDQGAAMAGGIAGHAGLFATANDLAIYGQLLLNRGEYGGERYFKTETVDLFTSRQSTSSRRGLGFDRWDPNPKNEYPSKFANSSVFGHTGYTGTCIWVDPQNQLIYIFLSNRVHPQVSTKLLDLNIRSRIQDAIYESINESQR; encoded by the coding sequence ATGAAAAAAGGATTTTTTGGGGTGTTATTTGCAGGTTTGTTCTGTATTAGCCCTTTGTTTGCTCAATATAAATCTACTATTAAGAATGAAACGATACTGTTTAATAACCGCGATCAATTGCTGCCTTTGAGGCACCTAGATCAGCTTCGCATCGCCGTTGTTGTTCCCAATGCAGTAAAATATAGTGTGTTTACAGAGCAGTTGGCCCGTTATGCAGACACTAGAGTTTTTGATTTTAGTAAATTTGATGAAGATATAAAATACTATAATACAATTATTGTCGCTGGAAAGGAAGATGACTTGGATGCAGATTGTCTCGCCCAGTTGAAACAGGCTGTATTGAACAATAAGAAAGTCATCCTTTGTCATTTTTTCGAAAATGAAAAAAGCAAAAAGGGGCTAACTGAGCGCATGTCGTCTGACTTGATCGAACTATTAGCCCCGTTTTCAGAAACTGGACAACGTCACGTGGCAATGTCAGTTTTTGGTGGAGTTCCCATCACTGCCGGTGATGTCAAAACTACACAGACAAGGCTGCAGTATGGCTCTGCGTCAAGCGCTCATCTGAATCTAGGGAAATTGACCAAGAAAATTGATGCTATTGCCCAAGAAGCCATTGATAAGCAAGCGACACCTGGAGCAGTTGTCATGATTGTTAAAGATGGACAAGTTCTGCTGGAGAAATCTTATGGATTCCATACCTATTCCAAAGATATTCCAACAAAAACAAATGATATTTTTGATCTGGCATCTGTCAGTAAGATTGCCGGCACAACACCTGTCATTATGCGCCTTACTGAGCGGAATGTGATTAATTTGGATAGTACCATGGGGCATTACCTATGGCAGGCAAAGTATACCAATAAGAAGGATATCAAGCTTCGTTCCGTCATGCTGCACGAGGCCGGTTTTACACCCTTTATTCCCTTTTATAAATATCTGAAAGCTGGAGACGTTGTTTCAGTTCCAGATGCTAACCATCAAGTAGAAATGGCGGATAATAGCTATATCCTCAACGATTATTACCGTGATTTCATGTGGCCAGAGATGCTAAAATCTCCGGTAAAGCCCACAGGAAACTATGTATATAGTGATATCAGCATGTATGTGATGAAAGAAGTTGCAGAACATCAAACGGCTGAGCCGCTGCAAGATTACGTCCAGGAAAACTTCTATAGGCCATTAGGGATGAAGCGCGCTGGTTATCTTCCCAGAATACGTTTTGCAAAAGATGAAATTGTTCCTACCGAACAAGATACCTCATTTCGGAAAACATTGTTAGAAGGCTATGTACACGATCAGGGTGCGGCAATGGCAGGAGGTATTGCCGGGCATGCCGGACTATTTGCTACCGCAAACGATTTGGCAATCTATGGCCAGCTGTTATTAAATAGAGGTGAGTATGGTGGAGAGCGCTACTTTAAAACGGAAACAGTTGACTTATTTACATCCAGGCAATCAACAAGCAGTCGCCGGGGATTAGGTTTTGACCGTTGGGATCCCAATCCTAAAAATGAGTATCCATCAAAGTTCGCTAATAGTTCCGTCTTTGGTCACACAGGCTATACAGGAACATGTATCTGGGTTGATCCGCAGAATCAATTGATCTATATCTTTTTGTCCAATCGGGTACACCCTCAGGTGAGTACCAAGCTTTTGGATCTGAATATCAGAAGCAGAATTCAGGATGCTATTTATGAATCGATCAATGAAAGTCAACGATGA